Proteins from a single region of Phycisphaeraceae bacterium D3-23:
- a CDS encoding YicC family protein has protein sequence MIRSMTGFGDASAAADGVNYTLEMRSLNNKFFKLSCRMPEELTGLEAQLEAHLRKRVARGSFGLNLRTKIDDDRAAMHINEEALMAYLGHLEIVREKVHDQAMNIDLTQLLALPGVMQPAHDAQAAIARARPVVMGLLDETLAKLLVMREKEGAALAQDLSGLLGGMIQRVEAIAKRSPVVVNEYHDKLRARVDELMAKAQLKLNETDLIREVAVFADRADIAEEITRLRGHVDQFREVIASKDDAPAGRTLDFLAQEMLREANTIGSKCNDAEISRAVVELKSTIDRIKEQVQNVE, from the coding sequence ATGATCCGATCGATGACCGGCTTCGGAGACGCCTCGGCCGCGGCGGACGGCGTCAACTATACGCTCGAGATGCGCAGTTTGAACAACAAGTTCTTCAAGCTCAGTTGCCGCATGCCCGAGGAGCTAACCGGGCTCGAGGCCCAGCTCGAAGCCCATCTCCGCAAGCGCGTCGCCCGCGGGTCGTTCGGCCTCAACCTCCGCACTAAGATCGACGATGACCGCGCCGCCATGCATATCAACGAGGAAGCGCTCATGGCCTACCTCGGCCACCTCGAAATCGTCCGCGAAAAAGTCCATGATCAGGCGATGAATATTGATCTCACCCAGCTGCTCGCGCTGCCCGGCGTGATGCAGCCGGCCCACGACGCGCAGGCCGCAATCGCCCGCGCCCGGCCGGTCGTGATGGGGCTGCTCGACGAGACGCTCGCCAAGCTGCTGGTCATGCGCGAAAAAGAGGGGGCGGCCCTTGCCCAAGACCTGTCGGGCCTGCTCGGTGGCATGATCCAACGCGTCGAAGCGATCGCGAAGCGTTCGCCCGTCGTCGTCAATGAATACCACGACAAGCTCCGCGCCCGCGTCGACGAGCTCATGGCCAAGGCCCAGCTCAAGCTCAACGAGACCGACCTGATCCGCGAGGTCGCGGTCTTCGCCGACCGCGCCGATATCGCCGAGGAGATCACACGCCTGCGCGGCCACGTCGACCAGTTCCGCGAGGTCATCGCGTCCAAGGACGACGCCCCCGCCGGCCGGACGCTCGACTTCCTCGCCCAGGAGATGTTGCGCGAGGCGAATACCATCGGCAGCAAGTGCAACGACGCCGAGATCAGCCGGGCGGTTGTCGAGCTCAAGAGTACGATCGACCGCATCAAAGAGCAGGTCCAGAACGTCGAGTAA
- the tpiA gene encoding triose-phosphate isomerase, translated as MAGRTPTIGGNWKMNLHLQDAVSLATELSQSVQGDGVQVAVFPAFPYLGLVASVFSQAHSPVRVGAQDFYHQPNGAFTGEVSLSMLQDVGCSVVLVGHSERRHVIGECDTLINEKVRAALEAGFEVVLAIGEKIEQREAGMTDFINYGQLCYGLAGVSAEQMKNITIAYEPVWAIGTGKTATPEDAQKAHAAIRSCVKGIYNEQVADAVRIQYGGSMKPGNAAELLAQPDIDGGLIGGAALKHEDFGAIIDAARTGVPA; from the coding sequence ATGGCTGGCCGTACGCCGACGATTGGTGGCAACTGGAAAATGAACCTGCACTTGCAGGACGCGGTGTCGCTTGCGACCGAGCTGTCGCAAAGCGTGCAGGGCGACGGCGTGCAGGTCGCCGTGTTCCCCGCGTTCCCGTACCTCGGGCTGGTCGCTTCGGTGTTCTCCCAGGCACACAGCCCGGTACGCGTCGGGGCGCAGGACTTCTACCACCAACCCAACGGGGCATTCACGGGCGAAGTGTCGCTCTCGATGCTGCAGGACGTCGGCTGTTCGGTCGTGCTTGTCGGCCACTCGGAGCGCCGCCACGTCATCGGCGAGTGCGATACATTGATTAACGAGAAGGTCCGGGCCGCTCTCGAAGCCGGGTTCGAGGTCGTCCTCGCGATCGGCGAGAAGATCGAGCAGCGCGAAGCCGGCATGACCGACTTCATCAACTACGGCCAGCTGTGCTACGGGCTGGCGGGCGTCAGCGCCGAGCAGATGAAAAATATCACGATCGCCTACGAGCCCGTCTGGGCGATCGGCACGGGCAAGACCGCGACGCCCGAGGATGCGCAGAAGGCACACGCCGCGATCCGAAGCTGCGTGAAGGGCATCTACAACGAACAGGTCGCTGATGCAGTGCGCATCCAGTACGGCGGATCGATGAAGCCCGGCAACGCGGCCGAACTCCTGGCCCAGCCCGACATCGACGGTGGGCTGATCGGCGGCGCGGCGCTGAAGCACGAGGACTTTGGCGCCATCATTGACGCGGCACGCACAGGTGTGCCGGCCTAA
- the secG gene encoding preprotein translocase subunit SecG has protein sequence METLTLGAAGLGPWVWVMAIGFALVCVIMMLVILIQKPKGGGLSGAFGGGAGGGGAGDIIGGSRVGDVLTIITVACFLIFLGLAMGLTWSTAPVTEADPAAETASDAGGAGAGEDTESDNDTNDGTETGDTVETGRDS, from the coding sequence ATGGAAACTTTGACACTGGGTGCGGCGGGCCTTGGGCCTTGGGTTTGGGTGATGGCGATCGGCTTCGCGCTGGTCTGTGTCATCATGATGCTCGTGATCCTGATCCAGAAGCCCAAGGGCGGCGGGCTCTCCGGCGCGTTCGGCGGCGGCGCGGGCGGCGGCGGCGCGGGCGACATCATCGGCGGCTCCCGTGTGGGCGATGTCCTCACGATCATCACGGTCGCATGCTTCTTGATCTTCCTCGGCCTCGCGATGGGACTGACCTGGTCTACCGCCCCGGTCACCGAAGCCGATCCTGCCGCAGAGACCGCAAGTGACGCTGGCGGAGCGGGCGCAGGCGAAGACACCGAATCGGACAATGACACAAACGACGGCACCGAAACCGGCGACACCGTTGAGACCGGCAGAGATAGCTAA